CTGTTACTTACTTTATCTTTAGGGGTCGTTGTTGGCTTATTATTGGGCGTGCAAGTATTCCGTGTATTTCAAACCAGTTGGGAAATTAAACGACTCCATAAAGATATTGATCATCTGCGTAAAGAACAGTTAAATACTGCGAAAATGATGGCTGCTGAGGCTGCTGCCCAGAGCCGCCATGAAAAAACAGTATTAGATATTAACCCTAATGATCGACCATCTACACCCCTTTAAATTAGTGTATGCAGTCAGAGGTCTTGACTGAATATGCAAATATATTAATTTCAGCGCCTTTAAGTTCAGCTCAAAGGCGTTTTTTTATTAGGCTTTACACTATTAAAAACTATAAAAAGCATAAAAATAAAGAGCTTGGTTTGAATTTTAAATTGATTTTAAAAATATTCTTGGTCGTTTTTGGCTTAATCCGTATAATGCCTTAATTTTGTCAGTTTGAAGGGTCTCCTCATGAGTATTATTGTTGCCTTAGATGCGAAAAGTCATTATGACGCAATGACTATTGCCGGACAATTAGACCCTCAATTATGCCGTGTAAAAGTCGGTAAAGAACTATTTACCCATGAGGGCTCCTCTATTGTTAAAGCCTTACACGGTGAAGGTTTTGAAGTATTTTTAGATTTAAAATTTCACGATATTCCAAACACAACTGCACAAGCGGTATGTGCTGCTGCGGATATGGGGGTGTGGATGGTGAATGTTCACGCTTCGGGTGGACGTAAAATGATGGAAACCTGTGTCGAGCGTTTAAAGGCCGGGAACTATAATACCCAGCTGATTGCAGTCACAGTATTAACCTCAATGGGGCGTGAAGATCTGGCGGATTTGGGGCTGGATATTGAGCCTTTTGAGCAGGTTAAGCGTCTTGCGAAATTGACTAAAGAGAGCGGTCTGGATGGGGTGGTATGTTCAGCTCAAGAAGCAAAAATGCTGCGTGAAAATTTAGGTGCAGAGTTTGCGTTGGTCACCCCGGGTATTCGTCCAGAAGGCTCAAGTGCCGATGACCAAAAGCGTATTTTGACACCAAAGCAGGCGATGCTAGATGGTGCTACGCATTTAGTGATTGGTCGTCCGATTACGAAATCGCAAAATCCTCGTCAGATGTTAAAAGATATTTTGCTGACTTTGTAAGTCTTGCAGCATAAAAAGGCCTTTCAACTGAAAGGCTTTTTTATGGATAAAGAAAATAGACACTAAGAAGTAATGATTAGGTTTGCAATTTTCTAGTCTTTCTTTAAAAGAGCGAGAGATTTTCGCAAATGGTGATGAGTCAGAGTTTAAAACCCAGTTTAGATTGCCGCCAATACACTGACTAAAATCGGTGCCAATACCGATAACACAAAACCGCTAACCATTGCATGAGGAATAAAGTCATTGCCACATGCCTGTTTCACCATGGGTAAAGTGACATCCATCGCGGTTGCGCCGGCAGATGAAATTGCAGAACGTGGATAGCGCCATCCGATCATGTACATAAACAGAATGGCAAAAATCTCCCGGAACAGGTCATTCATCAGTGCGATACTGCCAAGCTCTGCATTTTTAAGTTCGGTTACGACCACACCGGACATTGAATAGAAACCATATCCTTGTGAAAGCATGATCAGGTCTTTTAAGGTGATGTGCGAGTTCCAGAACGAATATAAGACCACACCCAATAATGAGCCTATAATACAGCCCACAGGAACCAGCATGATGCGCCAGTTCAGCCAGGATTTATCTAGGGGAGAGTAGGCTAAGTCAAGCCCGATCAGCAGCATATAGACCAGTAATAAATACCAGGTACTGATATGCAAGCTGTAATCATGGTGGCTGGAAAATTCAGCAATTGCATAACCCAAACCAAGTGCAATGAAGGCATAGCTGATATTGATCAGGGAGCTTAGCAATAATTCAGCAGACACCTTTCCCTGCAAGGGCGTAACACCTATAGCTTTATAGAGCGCATAGCAGCAGATAAAAGCGCCTAAAGAAGTTGCAAGCGCAATACTGAGGGAACTAGAGAGAATTAGCGATGGGCTGGTAATGCTGTGCAGCGTCTGAGAAAACTCAATTGCAATCGCAATCAATAGAATATAGGTAAAATAAGGCAATATTTTAAAAGCGAATTTTTCCAGCCACTCCGGAATTCTTTTTGCCAGAACAAAGCCGAAAAACAGACAAAACAGTAACTGAAAAATAAGCCACAAAGATTGCATACAAATAGGCAGGTAATGGAATACCTGCCTATTATGACCAAATCATGTTTAAGCTGCACGGTTTCCTGAAGATTTATTCAGCAATCTGTAAGCTGCCGGATTTGGTTTGCGGGTCTGTAACCAGTATTTCCAGGTATAGGTTGGCCAGAGGGCAAAGTTTTTACCACCATCCTGCTGATACCAGCTGACGCAGCCCGATTGCCATACTGTACCTTTTAGCTGTTCCTGAATATCGTGGTTAAACTGTTCCTGAATGTCGTCTTTTACCACAATGGCTTCACATTGTGTCCGTTTTACCAGCTGAATCAGCTGTAGAATATAATTTATCTGGGATTCAATCATAAAAATAACCGAGTTGTGCGCAAGTATGGTATTGGGACCCAGCAATTGGAACAGGTTCGGGAAACCTTTGGTGCAGATGCCGTAATAACTTTCCGCTCCCGTTTTCCAGGCATCTTTCAGTTCAAGACCATTTTGACCATAACATGCAAAGGAGTTTAGATAGATTCTTGGATCGGTAATAAAGCCAGTCCCATAAATCAGGCAGTCGATGGGACGTTCTTTCCCATCTTGGGTAATAATAGTATTTTCCCTAACCTCCTGAATGCCTTCAGTAATCAGTTCAACATTTGGACGGTTGAAGGTCGGGAAGTAGGTGTTGGAAATCAGGATGCGCTTACATCCCATAATATAGTCAGGGGTCAGTTTTTTTGCAGTGGCCTTATTCTTGACCTGATAACGGATAAACGCTTCAGCCAGTTTCTGTCCATATTTCATGATCTGTGGTTGAACAATAGGTACAACCCGCGATTCATTCGACCAGTAAAGCCGCGCACGGTGAATTTTTCGGAACCAGTCAAAGCGGCTGAACAGCTTTTTATCCAGAGCCTGATAGACCCGCTCATCACGTGGAATTACCCAGGCTGCGGTACGCTGGAATACATACAGGTTTTTGACTTCAACTGCAATTTTTGGAATGTACTGAATGGCACTGCCACCGGTGCCAATTGAGGCTACATTTTTGTCAGTCAGATTGTATTCGTGATCCCAGTGGGAGGAGTGGAATACTTTACCCTTAAATTTTTCAATGCCTTTGATATGAGGAATTTGAGGTACATGCAAGGGACCCGAAGCCAAGACCATGAACTGAGCAATCACTTTACGATTATTGTTTAGTTCTAGATGCCATTCGCAGTCATTTTCCTGATAGCTTGCCGATTTTACCTCACTGTTAAACTGACAGTAGTTTTTCAGGTTATAGTTTTGAGCCAGATCCTGAATATAGGCAAAAATTTCAGGAGCTTCGGCATAACGTTTGCTCCAATCGGTCTTCGGGGCAAAGGACAGGGAATACAGATGCGACTGTACATCACATGCTGCACCGGGATACTGGTTTTCACGCCATGTTCCACCGACATCATCTGCTTTTTCAAGAATGATAAAGTCTCTGATTCCTGACTGGAGCAGGCGTATGGCCATGCCAAGGCCACCAAATCCAGCCCCTATAATTGCTATTGTGGTTTTTTGAATATTCTGTGTAGATGATGCATCTCGCATATTTTTATATTCCTGATATACATATTTTTAACCCAGCATAATAGAGTTTCTAGCGCGATAACATGATGCCGATGACATTAATATTGATATATTCGGCAATTTGCAACTGTGCCTTAATATAGTAAAAAATAAAAGACGTTCTGAATTTGAAAAACTTATGAAAAGATCAATTCTGGGTTTACTGTATATAATTCAGGGAATGCGCAAGGCAGGCGTAGATGTGGATGAGCGTTTGCAGGGTATTGGTATACATGCAGATGCTCTTGATCCTGCAGCTGTGATTCATCCTGAGCTTGAAAAAGATGTGTTCAGGGTGATTGGTGAATCTGTTGCAGCAGAGGCAGGCCTGGAAATTGGACAACATTATGCACTTGCTGGCTATGGACCTTTGCTGATGTTGCTGGTGACCAGTGATAATATCGCTACGGTGCTTAAAAAAGGCATTGAATATCAGGGTTTGACACATCTGACAGGACATTTAAGCCTGAAGCGTTCAGCGCATGCGGTGGCGTTGTGTTATCAGCCTGAAGATTTACTGACCCCCCTGGGTCAACTTCGTGCCCAATGTGAAATTTCAGGAACTTATAAGTTTATTCAGGATATTTACAGAATGATGGGATTGGCCAGGCCTGATCTAAAGGTCGAGCTGCCATTTGCCCAGCCGGAAAATCCTGATATCCAGAAAATGTACCGTGACTATTATGGTCCGCAGCTTCAGTATTCGAGTACAAGTGCTGCATTCTGGTTTGATGAAGCGGTATTGGATATCAGGATTCCTTCAGAGGATGCAGTGACTTTTGCACTCTATGAAGCTAAATGTCTGGCCGAAGTGCAGCGTTTGCATGAAGATGAAAATACACCGACTGTGGTACAGCGGGTACAAGATTATCTGGAGTTGCAAAACGGGATGATGCCGACAATGGCAGAAACTGCACAAGCCCTGAGTATTCCTGAGCGCACCTTGCGCCATCAGTTACAGCAAGTGGGGACCAGTTATAAGCAGATTCGAGAAGAGATTATTAAAGACAAAGCTTTGCGGTTAATTGAGTATAAACAGTATTCCATTGAAATGATTGCAGAGCTCTTGGGCTATTCTGAGCCGGCGGCTTTTAATCATGCGTTTAAGCGCTGGTTTGGGCAAAGTCCGCGACAATATGTAAAATAGCCTAAGTTTGTTTATGCCAAAGTGTTATAGCGTGACCATTGAACTTCGCTATAATTAAATTGATCCTAAATAGTACGAAATTTTATGTCCGATTTTAATTCTCAGCACAGTACCGCTTTTAATCCGATTTCTCCTGCAGAACGTTATGCGCAGGCTTTATCTTCGGGGCAGTTTATGCCGGATGATGCACAGGCCATGGCAGTACATGAATTGAACCGTGTCTGGCTGGAATTGATACAGCGTTTTAAGGCGTCTAAAAAAGCCTTTCGCCGTTTTCGTCGCCAAACTGCACCCAAAGGGGTATATATGTGGGGCGGTGTGGGACGTGGAAAAACCTGGTTGATGGATCAGTTTTATGAGTCGATTCCATTTCGCCGCAAAACTCGCATGCACTTTCATCATTTCATGCAATATGTACATCGTGAATTAAACAAATTATCGGGCCAGCGTAATCCATTAGATTCCGTGGCCGATCAAATTTATAAAGAAGCGGTCATTATCTGTTTTGATGAGTTTTTTGTATCCAACGTTACGGATGCCATGATTCTGAGC
The nucleotide sequence above comes from Acinetobacter sp. 10FS3-1. Encoded proteins:
- a CDS encoding lipopolysaccharide assembly protein LapA domain-containing protein, with the protein product MRYILVVLLLVLFGYSLALVLQNGTELSVDLLFTQVPAMRLGLLLLLTLSLGVVVGLLLGVQVFRVFQTSWEIKRLHKDIDHLRKEQLNTAKMMAAEAAAQSRHEKTVLDINPNDRPSTPL
- the pyrF gene encoding orotidine-5'-phosphate decarboxylase; the protein is MSIIVALDAKSHYDAMTIAGQLDPQLCRVKVGKELFTHEGSSIVKALHGEGFEVFLDLKFHDIPNTTAQAVCAAADMGVWMVNVHASGGRKMMETCVERLKAGNYNTQLIAVTVLTSMGREDLADLGLDIEPFEQVKRLAKLTKESGLDGVVCSAQEAKMLRENLGAEFALVTPGIRPEGSSADDQKRILTPKQAMLDGATHLVIGRPITKSQNPRQMLKDILLTL
- a CDS encoding lysine exporter LysO family protein — translated: MQSLWLIFQLLFCLFFGFVLAKRIPEWLEKFAFKILPYFTYILLIAIAIEFSQTLHSITSPSLILSSSLSIALATSLGAFICCYALYKAIGVTPLQGKVSAELLLSSLINISYAFIALGLGYAIAEFSSHHDYSLHISTWYLLLVYMLLIGLDLAYSPLDKSWLNWRIMLVPVGCIIGSLLGVVLYSFWNSHITLKDLIMLSQGYGFYSMSGVVVTELKNAELGSIALMNDLFREIFAILFMYMIGWRYPRSAISSAGATAMDVTLPMVKQACGNDFIPHAMVSGFVLSVLAPILVSVLAAI
- a CDS encoding flavin-containing monooxygenase codes for the protein MRDASSTQNIQKTTIAIIGAGFGGLGMAIRLLQSGIRDFIILEKADDVGGTWRENQYPGAACDVQSHLYSLSFAPKTDWSKRYAEAPEIFAYIQDLAQNYNLKNYCQFNSEVKSASYQENDCEWHLELNNNRKVIAQFMVLASGPLHVPQIPHIKGIEKFKGKVFHSSHWDHEYNLTDKNVASIGTGGSAIQYIPKIAVEVKNLYVFQRTAAWVIPRDERVYQALDKKLFSRFDWFRKIHRARLYWSNESRVVPIVQPQIMKYGQKLAEAFIRYQVKNKATAKKLTPDYIMGCKRILISNTYFPTFNRPNVELITEGIQEVRENTIITQDGKERPIDCLIYGTGFITDPRIYLNSFACYGQNGLELKDAWKTGAESYYGICTKGFPNLFQLLGPNTILAHNSVIFMIESQINYILQLIQLVKRTQCEAIVVKDDIQEQFNHDIQEQLKGTVWQSGCVSWYQQDGGKNFALWPTYTWKYWLQTRKPNPAAYRLLNKSSGNRAA
- a CDS encoding AraC family transcriptional regulator; protein product: MKRSILGLLYIIQGMRKAGVDVDERLQGIGIHADALDPAAVIHPELEKDVFRVIGESVAAEAGLEIGQHYALAGYGPLLMLLVTSDNIATVLKKGIEYQGLTHLTGHLSLKRSAHAVALCYQPEDLLTPLGQLRAQCEISGTYKFIQDIYRMMGLARPDLKVELPFAQPENPDIQKMYRDYYGPQLQYSSTSAAFWFDEAVLDIRIPSEDAVTFALYEAKCLAEVQRLHEDENTPTVVQRVQDYLELQNGMMPTMAETAQALSIPERTLRHQLQQVGTSYKQIREEIIKDKALRLIEYKQYSIEMIAELLGYSEPAAFNHAFKRWFGQSPRQYVK